In the Myxococcota bacterium genome, AGACTCGCGGTCTCGGTCGTGTAACCCGGGTCGGCGTTCCTGGCCGCGTCGAACTGGTAGCGGAGGATCAGGAACACCGCGTCGGCCGCGAAGATCGCCACCGCCAGCAGCGGGTGCACCGCGTTCGCCACCAGCACCGCGAGCGCGCCGAGCAGCGCGGTGAACGCGAACGTGCGGACGCCGGGGAAATCCTTCTCACCCGCGCTCTCGGTCTGCGCGACCTGCCGCTCCAAGCCGACGAGTGCGCCGAGACACAGCGCGACGAACGTGGGCACCAGCGTGGGCAGTACGTCCGGGATGGCTTTCTCCGACCTCTCCCTCGAGCTCGAGGGGCTCCAAAGTGCCGGATCGGCTAGGGTGCCGCCATGCTCAACCCCGCCATTCACGAACGAAAGGTCCAAGCCAACGGCCTGCGCTTCCAGGTGCTCGAGGCCGGCGCCGGCGACCGCCTGGCGCTGTGTCTGCACGGCTTCCCCGAGCTCGCCTTCTCGTGGCGCAACCAGATTCCCGTGCTGGCCGACCTGGGCTGGCGCGTGTGGGCACCCGACCTGCGCGGCTACGGCGGCAGCGACCGGCCGACCGGCCGCGAGTCCTACGCGCTCGAGCGCCTGATGGACGACGTGGCCGGCCTGATCGACGCCGCCGCCCCGCGCGAGACACTGCTGATCGCGCACGACTGGGGCGGCATCGTCGCCTGGCTCTTCGCCATGCGCCGCATCCGGCCCCTGTCACGCCTGGTGGTGATGAACCTGCCGCACCCCGCGTGCTACGAAGAGGCCCTGCGCCGCGGCGGCCGCCAGTGGCTGCGCTCGTGGTACGTGCTGTTCTTCCAGCTGCCC is a window encoding:
- a CDS encoding alpha/beta fold hydrolase, which codes for MLNPAIHERKVQANGLRFQVLEAGAGDRLALCLHGFPELAFSWRNQIPVLADLGWRVWAPDLRGYGGSDRPTGRESYALERLMDDVAGLIDAAAPRETLLIAHDWGGIVAWLFAMRRIRPLSRLVVMNLPHPACYEEALRRGGRQWLRSWYVLFFQLPWLPEALFGARGAEPIGRAFYNMAVHKENFPDEVLEVYRRAAREPGALTAMINYYRAAFSGGGARRQRNLGYPKIDVPTLVIWGEKDSALGVETLEGTSEYVSNLTVHRLPNASHWVQQDAPEEVNALLREWLGL